A window of the Vigna angularis cultivar LongXiaoDou No.4 chromosome 3, ASM1680809v1, whole genome shotgun sequence genome harbors these coding sequences:
- the LOC108346017 gene encoding trihelix transcription factor GTL2 has product MFDGVPEQFHQFITPRTSLPLHLPFPLHASGTPNTTFPSNFDPYNPHQLPLQPNTLLHPLHHPPPTHKDEQDKEQNTAVSMNFQIQRDQGHQLPQLIDPWTNDEVLSLLRIRSSMESWFPELTWEHVSRKLAELGYKRSAEKCKEKFEEESRYFNNNINYGKNNNNYRFLSELEQLYHQGGADHLGTQEKTQQLHKQDKMDHHPLEEGDSGKLEAPVTKQNHDAAALEKNQGRKRKRPGRFEMFKGFCESIVHKMMAQQEEMHNKLLEDMMKRDEEKFTREEAWKKQEMEKMNKELEMMAREQAIAGDRQTNIIQILNKFSVTPASNKSLKVVTNGSNLKSHITQNPNPSQNIPATPATENPTSSVAQDTLQLIANPSTSSSSAQVPQPNPSSSSLNSQNNINPIERNSVLNKSLSSNVGEKDDVGRRWPKDEVLALINLRCSSVSNNGSNEEKEGNKVPLWERISQGMSELGYRRSAKRCKEKWENINKYFRKTKDVNKKRSLDSRTCPYFHQLSSLYNEGKLVLQSERPESHTDNPPENLEQVQADQTRAESSSQVGSGGFSVQQQVDHGGEKTLMQVPSLDFDQF; this is encoded by the exons ATGTTCGATGGAGTACCTGAGCAGTTCCACCAATTCATAACTCCAAGGACCTCACTGCCTCTTCACTTACCTTTCCCTCTCCATGCTTCTGGCACTCCCAATACCACCTTCCCTTCCAATTTTGATCCTTACAaccctcatcagctgccactcCAACCCAACACTCTCTTGCACCCGTTACACCATCCACCCCCTACCCACAAAGATGAACAAGACAAGGAACAAAACACCGCTGTCTCAATGAACTTCCAAATCCAAAGAGATCAAGGGCACCAACTTCCCCAGCTCATTGATCCCTGGACTAACGACGAAGTCCTTTCTCTCTTGAGGATCAGATCTAGCATGGAGAGTTGGTTCCCAGAACTCACTTGGGAACACGTTTCCAG GAAGCTGGCAGAGCTTGGATATAAAAGGAGTGCAGAGAAGTGCAAGGAGAAGTTTGAAGAAGAAAGTAGATACTTCAACAACAACATTAATTACGGCAAGAATAACAACAATTATCGGTTTCTCAGTGAGCTCGAACAGCTTTACCATCAAGGGGGTGCCGATCATCTCGGGACCCAAGAAAAGACTCAGCAACTACACAAACAAGACAAGATGGACCACCATCCATTGGAAGAAGGGGATTCTGGAAAACTCGAGGCACCCGTGACAAAACAAAACCACGATGCAGCAGCTCTGGAGAAGAATCAGGGACGCAAGAGAAAGAGGCCCGGTAGGTTTGAAATGTTTAAGGGTTTTTGTGAGAGCATTGTGCACAAGATGATGGCGCAGCAAGAAGAGATGCACAACAAGCTCCTCGAGGACATGATGAAGAGAGACGAAGAGAAGTTCACTCGAGAGGAAGCTTGGAAGAAGCAAGAGATGGAGAAGATGAACAAGGAGCTCGAGATGATGGCTCGTGAGCAGGCCATTGCAGGTGATAGACAGACCAACATTATTCAAATACTGAACAAATTCTCGGTCACTCCTGCATCGAACAAGAGCCTCAAGGTAGTAACTAATGGCTCAAACCTAAAATCTCACATTACCCAAAACCCTAATCCTTCACAAAACATCCCAGCTACACCCGCAACAGAAAACCCTACCTCGAGTGTTGCACAAGACACGTTACAACTGATTGCCAATCCTTCTACTTCTTCCTCTTCGGCTCAAGTTCCTCAACCCAACCCTAGTTCTTCCTCTCTAAATAGCCAGAATAACATAAACCCAATAGAGAGAAATTCGGTTTTGAATAAAAGCTTGTCATCAAACGTTGGCGAGAAAGACGATGTTGGGAGAAGGTGGCCAAAGGACGAAGTGTTGGCACTGATAAACCTGAGGTGCAGCAGTGTGAGCAACAACGGCAGCAATGAGGAGAAGGAAGGGAACAAGGTGCCTCTGTGGGAGAGAATCTCACAAGGGATGTCGGAATTAGGATACAGGAGGAGTGCAAAGAGGTGCAAAGAGAAGTGGGAGAACATAAACAAGTACTTCAGAAAAACCAAGGATGTCAATAAGAAGAGGTCCCTCGACTCAAGGACTTGTCCCTACTTTCATCAATTGAGCAGTCTCTATAATGAAGGAAAACTGGTTCTACAATCCGAACGGCCAGAAAGCCACACGGATAATCCACCTGAGAATCTGGAGCAAGTGCAAGCGGATCAAACACGAGCCGAGTCTTCTTCTCAAGTGGGGTCTGGTGGTTTCAGCGTGCAGCAGCAGGTTGATCATGGAGGTGAGAAAACCTTGATGCAAGTACCTTCTTTGGATTTTGATCAGTTTTAA
- the LOC108343819 gene encoding mitochondrial import inner membrane translocase subunit TIM23-2: MADSSSNSKDKNNTRLYHPYKDLNVPIQKLYNLPTAPEHLFSEEAARTHRSWGDNLQYYTGTAYLSGAIIGATRGTVQGLREAESGDSLKIRLNRVLNSGGHAGRKLGNSLGVLGLIFAGLESGMIHARGTDDLVNSAVAGLGTGALYRAAAGPRSAAIAGAIGGIAAAAAVGGKQALKRYIPI, translated from the coding sequence ATGGCGGATTCTTCAAGCAACTCCAAGGATAAGAACAACACGCGCCTCTACCATCCCTACAAGGACCTCAACGTTCCAATCCAAAAACTCTATAACCTCCCCACCGCGCCGGAGCACCTCTTCTCGGAAGAAGCCGCCAGGACCCACCGATCCTGGGGCGACAACCTCCAGTATTACACCGGCACCGCCTACCTCTCCGGTGCAATCATCGGCGCCACCAGAGGCACCGTCCAGGGCCTCCGAGAGGCCGAGTCCGGCGACTCCCTCAAAATCCGTCTCAACCGAGTGCTCAACTCAGGCGGCCACGCGGGTCGCAAACTCGGCAACTCGCTCGGCGTCCTGGGTCTCATCTTCGCCGGCCTCGAGAGTGGGATGATCCACGCCAGGGGCACCGATGACTTAGTCAACAGCGCCGTCGCCGGACTCGGCACCGGAGCGCTCTACAGGGCTGCGGCCGGACCTCGATCAGCCGCCATAGCCGGTGCCATCGGAGGGATCGCCGCGGCGGCGGCGGTTGGAGGAAAGCAGGCTTTGAAGAGATACATACCGATCTAG
- the LOC108343818 gene encoding protein NDL2, producing MGESSDSVSIDIDLIPLGGKECTVKTSKGSLSVLVCGDQEKPALITYPDVALNYVSCFQGLLFCPDAASLLLHNFCIYHIDAPGHELGADVISSDEPLLCVDDLADQIAEVLDFFGLREVLCLGVTAGAYVLTLFAMKYKERVLGLILVSPICKAPSWTEWLYNKVLMNLLYFYGMCGLLKECLLQRYFSKELRGNVQGAESDIILTCRRLLDERQSLNVMRFLQAINARHDLTEGLKELQCKTLIFAGESSPFHAESVYMSTRMDNRNCALVEVQACGSLVTEEHPNSMITPLECFLMGYGYHRQIHGASSSSNGSNPASPSSHSCIAPELLSPESLGIKLKPIRTRVDVEI from the exons ATGGGCGAGTCAAGCGACTCTGTGTCCATTGACATTGATTTGATACCTTTGGGAGGAAAG GAATGCACGGTGAAAACAAGTAAAGGTTCTCTGTCTGTGCTTGTATGTGGAGATCAAGAAAAACCCGCTCTAATAACCTACCCGGACGTCGCCCTTAATT ATGTGTCTTGTTTCCAGGGTCTGTTGTTCTGCCCAGATGCAGCTTCTTTGTTGCTTCACAACTTCTGCATTTATCACATTGATGCACCTGGACATGAG TTGGGAGCTGATGTCATTTCTTCTGATGAACCGTTGCTTTGCGTGGATGACCTTGCTGACCAGATTGCAGAAGTCCTTGATTTCTTCGG GCTAAGGGAGGTTCTGTGCTTGGGTGTAACAGCTGGTGCTTACGTTCTCACTCTATTTGCT ATGAAATACAAAGAACGAGTGCTTGGATTGATTCTTGTTTCACCTATTTGTAAAGCTCCTTCATGGACTGAATGGCTATACAACAAG GTGTTGATGAATTTGTTATACTTTTATGGTATGTGCGGTTTACTGAAGGAATGCCTTCTGCAGCGTTACTTCAGTAAG GAGCTTAGGGGCAATGTTCAGGGAGCAGAATCGGACATAATACTAACATGCCGAAGG CTTCTAGACGAGAGACAAAGTTTGAATGTTATGCGATTTCTCCAAGCAATTAATGC AAGGCATGACCTGACTGAGGGTCTGAAGGAGCTGCAATGTAAGACACTTATATTTGCAGGAGAGAGCAGTCCATTCCATGCTGAATCTGTGTACATGAGCACAAGAATGGATAACAGAAACTGTGCGCTTGTTGAG GTTCAGGCTTGTGGTTCATTAGTAACAGAAGAGCATCCAAATTCCATGATAACGCCACTGGAGTGTTTCTTAATGGGCTATGGTTACCACAGACAAATACATGGTGCTTCCTCTTCCAGCAATGGGTCAAACCCGGCAAGCCCCTCTAGTCATTCATGCATAGCACCAGAACTCCTCTCCCCAGAGAGTTTAGGTATTAAGCTCAAGCCCATCAGAACCCGAGTTGATGTTGAAATATAA
- the LOC108343783 gene encoding uncharacterized protein LOC108343783, with the protein MKDFPSCFGENAVQVADSSSSNASKTAQNLVICVYQCRIRGKCCLITITWSKSLMGQGLSVGIDDSSNQCLCKVDIKPWVFSKRRGSKSLEAYSCKIDVYWDLSSARFGVGPEPLEGFYVGVVVDRQMVLLLGDLRKEAFKKSGAIPLPSNAVFVAKKEHVFGKKMFGNKAVFCDNGQIHDLVIECDTSGVSDPCLIIRIDSKTVMQVKRLKWKFRGNHTILVDGLAVEVFWDVYNWLFGTSLGNAVFMFRTCISEEKLWAGQPLSDANVLQWSFSQRFSETKSQGLGFSHILYAWKND; encoded by the coding sequence ATGAAGGACTTCCCTTCCTGCTTTGGTGAAAATGCAGTTCAGGTTGCAGATTCTTCATCTTCAAACGCCAGCAAAACTGCACAGAATCTAGTTATCTGCGTTTACCAATGCCGGATAAGAGGTAAGTGCTGCTTGATAACCATCACGTGGAGTAAGAGCTTGATGGGGCAAGGACTTAGCGTTGGGATCGATGATTCTTCAAATCAGTGTCTGTGTAAGGTGGATATCAAGCCCTGGGTGTTTTCCAAGAGGAGGGGCAGTAAGAGCTTAGAGGCTTATTCTTGTAAGATTGATGTGTATTGGGACCTTTCTTCTGCTAGATTTGGTGTTGGTCCTGAACCCTTGGAGGGGTTTTATGTAGGAGTAGTTGTAGATCGGCAAATGGTTCTCCTTCTTGGAGATTTGAGGAAAGAGGCCTTCAAGAAATCCGGTGCCATTCCGTTACCCTCTAATGCAGTGTTTGTTGCCAAAAAAGAACATGTTTTTGGCAAGAAGATGTTTGGTAATAAGGCTGTGTTTTGTGACAATGGTCAGATTCATGATCTTGTCATAGAATGTGACACTTCAGGGGTGTCTGATCCGTGCCTTATCATTCGCATAGATAGCAAAACGGTGATGCAGGTGAAGAGGCTGAAGTGGAAGTTTAGGGGAAACCATACCATCTTGGTGGATGGCCTTGCAGTTGAAGTTTTCTGGGATGTTTATAATTGGCTCTTTGGCACATCCCTTGGAAATGCTGTCTTTATGTTCAGAACATGCATTTCCGAGGAAAAATTGTGGGCTGGGCAACCCCTTTCTGATGCAAATGTGCTGCAGTGGTCGTTCTCTCAGAGGTTTTCTGAGACCAAGTCACAAGGTCTTGGCTTCTCCCATATTTTATACGCGTGGAAGAACGACTAG